The following proteins come from a genomic window of Deltaproteobacteria bacterium IMCC39524:
- a CDS encoding TAXI family TRAP transporter solute-binding subunit gives MQKLFLTLVLFCFWSTSSQAVELRLMTGPETGTYYQIGQETSLVTAPSGVHLQVLPSQGSWENIVALFNSDTEFAIFQIDAFARAAENLYRNTGISINEDIHVVMPLFSEEVHVIKARGKDLDFAKQKSFVVGCGPENGGSCLTAAVIEDVYDKQFSYTHKDYESAFDELRNGAIELVIVTAGKPYPLLVEQTGLDLVALPRFKKSSSFYSWTSLGPEDYPWLQRDVEVFAVRSVLATMIQEEEGLANDLVSSVHYSLLGNKEELKKTGHPKWNDVQFTGYIKDISHAGALRSLGVCKAITDFGYSCSAMVSGKQ, from the coding sequence ATGCAAAAACTTTTTTTGACGCTAGTGCTTTTCTGCTTCTGGTCAACATCCTCTCAAGCCGTTGAGCTGCGCCTGATGACCGGCCCGGAGACGGGGACTTACTACCAGATCGGGCAGGAGACTTCGTTGGTCACTGCCCCTTCAGGAGTCCACCTGCAAGTTCTACCCTCACAGGGGTCATGGGAGAATATCGTCGCACTGTTCAACAGCGATACTGAATTTGCCATCTTCCAGATCGATGCCTTTGCGAGGGCGGCAGAGAACCTTTATCGCAATACCGGAATCAGTATAAACGAGGACATCCACGTTGTGATGCCCCTTTTCAGCGAAGAGGTCCATGTCATAAAAGCCAGAGGAAAGGACCTCGACTTTGCCAAGCAGAAGAGTTTCGTGGTTGGATGTGGCCCGGAAAACGGCGGGTCATGCCTGACGGCTGCCGTTATTGAAGACGTCTACGATAAACAGTTCAGCTACACCCACAAGGACTACGAAAGCGCATTTGACGAACTCAGGAACGGAGCAATTGAACTGGTTATCGTTACTGCAGGGAAGCCCTACCCGTTACTGGTCGAGCAGACCGGACTTGACCTGGTGGCGCTGCCTCGCTTTAAAAAATCCTCAAGTTTCTACTCGTGGACGAGTCTGGGCCCTGAAGACTACCCTTGGTTACAGAGGGACGTGGAGGTCTTTGCTGTCCGTTCAGTTCTGGCCACCATGATTCAGGAGGAGGAGGGGTTGGCAAACGATCTAGTCAGCTCGGTGCATTACTCCCTGCTTGGCAACAAGGAAGAGCTCAAGAAGACAGGCCACCCCAAGTGGAACGATGTGCAGTTTACCGGCTACATCAAGGACATCAGCCATGCCGGAGCACTACGATCTCTTGGTGTCTGCAAAGCCATCACAGACTTCGGTTATAGCTGCAGCGCTATGGTCTCCGGGAAACAATAA
- a CDS encoding cytochrome c3 family protein: protein MQKFAFLIVTVLFVSTRIALAVPAEKTLEFSKSPMGVVTFDGALHREAGQKCKDCHNEETFPRMKQGTVEVTMDDIYAGKLCGVCHNGERAFDARSHCARCHIKQ from the coding sequence ATGCAGAAGTTCGCGTTTCTCATTGTGACGGTCCTGTTCGTAAGCACCCGTATTGCCCTGGCTGTGCCGGCAGAAAAGACCCTTGAATTCAGCAAAAGCCCCATGGGCGTTGTGACCTTTGACGGCGCATTGCACAGGGAGGCGGGCCAAAAATGCAAGGACTGCCACAACGAGGAAACGTTTCCGAGGATGAAGCAGGGAACCGTAGAGGTGACTATGGATGATATTTACGCTGGCAAGCTTTGCGGGGTCTGCCATAACGGCGAGCGTGCCTTTGATGCCCGGAGTCATTGCGCGCGGTGTCATATAAAGCAGTAG
- a CDS encoding ATP-binding protein: MRLRLHWKLMLATTIPVIAVITGIIWLAFDQLAADYFMVLMDKYMVSPTDTHRAFLTAVHRYLLWASLVALLLAFALSYLLTKQVLRPLVQMSEASRQIAAGNFTARVEANQADEIGELGTAFNLMGDSLEKLERLRKTMVADVAHELRTPLTNLRGYLEGLSDGVIPADKQTLEMLQQENLRLVTLVEGLGQLARADAAHAYLERQPVDLQACLREILTLYRMNFEEKGISVTTNFVDQVKVQADRDKLLQVIRNLVENCWKYTPVGGEVTISSTHAAKSIRIDFINSGPGIAEKDLPFIFERFFTADPSRSREAGGAGIGLAIVKQLVEAHGGKVGAQSVTGETRIWFELQT, from the coding sequence ATGAGACTTCGTCTGCACTGGAAATTGATGCTGGCCACCACAATCCCGGTCATCGCTGTAATCACCGGGATCATCTGGCTGGCCTTCGACCAGCTGGCGGCCGACTACTTCATGGTGCTGATGGACAAGTACATGGTGTCGCCTACCGATACCCACCGGGCCTTTTTAACCGCAGTACACCGCTACCTGCTCTGGGCGAGTTTGGTCGCACTGCTGCTGGCCTTTGCCCTCAGCTACCTGCTCACCAAACAGGTACTGCGCCCCCTCGTACAGATGAGCGAGGCCAGCCGCCAGATAGCAGCCGGCAACTTTACCGCCAGGGTGGAAGCAAACCAAGCCGATGAGATCGGTGAGCTCGGCACGGCCTTTAACCTGATGGGGGATAGTCTCGAAAAACTCGAACGGCTGCGCAAAACCATGGTCGCCGACGTCGCCCATGAGCTACGCACCCCGCTCACAAACCTGCGTGGCTACCTGGAAGGCTTGAGCGACGGCGTCATCCCTGCGGATAAACAAACCCTCGAGATGCTGCAGCAGGAGAACCTGCGTCTGGTCACCCTGGTCGAAGGACTTGGCCAGCTGGCCCGGGCCGACGCAGCCCACGCCTATCTCGAACGTCAACCAGTTGATCTGCAGGCATGTCTCCGCGAGATATTAACACTCTATCGGATGAATTTCGAAGAGAAGGGAATCAGCGTCACGACAAATTTTGTCGATCAGGTGAAGGTACAGGCAGACCGCGACAAACTGCTTCAGGTCATTCGCAACCTGGTGGAAAATTGCTGGAAATATACTCCGGTAGGTGGCGAAGTCACCATCTCCAGCACTCATGCCGCAAAGTCGATTCGAATCGATTTTATCAACAGCGGGCCAGGCATTGCCGAAAAAGATCTTCCTTTTATCTTTGAACGCTTCTTCACTGCCGACCCTTCCCGCTCCCGCGAGGCTGGAGGTGCGGGGATCGGCCTGGCGATCGTCAAGCAGCTGGTTGAAGCCCACGGCGGAAAAGTCGGCGCCCAAAGCGTAACAGGCGAAACCCGTATCTGGTTCGAACTCCAGACATAG
- a CDS encoding response regulator transcription factor gives MPPLSNTEPILIIEDDRNTAALIATYLEKEGFATHQVHDGAEALSVARQQAPGFVILDVMLPQVDGWEICRELRKFSDVPILMLTAREEEIDRVLGLSLGADDYVVKPFSPRELVERVKAILRRTARRPDPVIRFSHAGLVLDVEKRRVTLDEQPVDLTAVEYKLLQALMSAPGKAFSRDDLLSHVYERGETVIDRVVDVHIGHLRQKLGDDPAEPRYIETVRGFGYRFAERQDS, from the coding sequence ATGCCACCTCTCAGCAACACCGAGCCCATCCTGATCATCGAAGATGATCGCAACACTGCAGCCCTGATCGCAACCTATCTTGAGAAAGAAGGCTTCGCCACACATCAGGTTCACGATGGTGCCGAGGCCCTGTCCGTAGCGCGCCAGCAAGCACCCGGTTTTGTGATCCTTGACGTCATGTTGCCGCAGGTCGATGGATGGGAAATCTGTCGTGAACTGCGAAAATTTTCCGATGTACCGATCCTGATGCTGACCGCCCGCGAAGAGGAGATCGACCGGGTCTTAGGCCTTTCCCTCGGTGCCGACGACTATGTGGTCAAGCCTTTCAGCCCGCGCGAGCTGGTAGAACGAGTCAAGGCGATCCTGCGCCGCACGGCCCGCCGACCGGATCCGGTTATCCGTTTCAGCCATGCCGGCCTGGTTCTCGATGTCGAGAAACGTCGTGTCACCCTCGATGAGCAGCCGGTCGATCTGACCGCGGTGGAGTATAAACTGCTGCAGGCGCTGATGAGCGCGCCGGGCAAGGCCTTCTCACGCGACGACCTGCTCAGTCATGTCTATGAGCGCGGCGAAACCGTGATAGACCGGGTCGTTGATGTGCATATCGGTCACCTGCGCCAGAAACTCGGCGACGACCCGGCAGAGCCTCGCTACATCGAGACGGTGAGGGGCTTCGGCTACCGTTTTGCAGAACGGCAAGACTCATGA
- a CDS encoding pirin family protein, with the protein MSDLLGENGDCKKSSGNSCSAVIMRLEPKDKDLGGFSVRRLLPSREQRSVGPFIFFDHLGPALFAPGTGIDVRPHPHIGLATVTYVFAGEVLHRDSLGKVQHIRPNEINWMTAGKGIAHSERTPPDIRKQGHTLHALQLWLALPEKDEQTEPGFSHYGSEDLPLIEESSRSIRIMIGEAYGVKSAVKTFSSTLYVEAQLKAGQSIVVPEHFEERAVYVVTGEISATGSLIPKHTMAILDETPGVELVAKEDTTLVIIGGAPLGKRIMWWNLVSTREDLMEKAKQDWREGRFPKVPGETEYIPLPE; encoded by the coding sequence ATGAGCGATTTACTTGGCGAAAATGGCGACTGTAAAAAGAGCTCCGGAAACTCTTGTTCCGCTGTAATAATGAGACTTGAACCGAAAGACAAAGACCTCGGAGGTTTTAGCGTCCGCAGGCTTTTGCCGTCCAGAGAGCAACGTTCTGTGGGGCCCTTTATCTTTTTTGACCACCTCGGCCCCGCCCTCTTCGCCCCCGGCACAGGCATTGATGTCCGCCCCCATCCGCACATAGGCCTGGCCACGGTCACCTATGTCTTCGCAGGAGAGGTTCTGCATCGAGACAGTCTGGGTAAGGTCCAGCACATACGCCCAAATGAAATCAACTGGATGACCGCCGGCAAGGGCATTGCCCACTCGGAGCGTACGCCCCCCGATATCCGCAAACAAGGGCATACCCTGCACGCGTTGCAGCTGTGGCTGGCACTACCGGAAAAAGATGAGCAGACCGAGCCAGGCTTTTCTCACTACGGTTCCGAAGACCTGCCCTTGATTGAGGAGAGCAGCAGGTCGATACGGATCATGATCGGTGAAGCCTACGGGGTTAAGTCAGCCGTCAAAACCTTTTCGTCAACCCTCTATGTCGAAGCGCAATTAAAAGCGGGACAAAGCATCGTCGTACCGGAACATTTCGAGGAACGAGCCGTTTACGTCGTTACTGGAGAAATCTCTGCTACAGGGAGCCTGATTCCAAAACATACAATGGCCATTTTAGATGAGACACCGGGCGTTGAACTGGTCGCAAAAGAAGATACGACATTGGTGATCATCGGCGGCGCCCCGCTGGGAAAACGGATTATGTGGTGGAACCTGGTTTCCACCCGGGAAGACCTCATGGAAAAGGCAAAACAAGACTGGCGAGAGGGGCGCTTTCCGAAAGTTCCGGGCGAAACGGAATATATTCCCCTTCCAGAGTGA
- a CDS encoding pirin family protein, with translation MLEIIKSGQRHFSDFGWLKTFWLFSFASYFDPNNIQFGSLRVFNDDVVEPGTGFPTHPHNEMEIITIVLEGEMTHEDSMGNKIVIKVGDVQRMSAGTGLTHSEFNLAETPVHFYQIWILPDTPGLNPSYDQRNFQPRDWQNTLLPIASGRGFKDVVSINTDATIYRCELEAGRSLSFDHTSGRRLFLYLRTGEITVDGQGLQACDQARIDSEQPLSLHALLYTDFILIDLPSCKGWGYNQETLDGEKKEA, from the coding sequence ATGTTGGAGATTATAAAATCAGGGCAACGCCATTTTTCTGATTTCGGTTGGCTGAAAACCTTCTGGCTCTTTTCCTTTGCCAGCTATTTTGACCCCAACAACATTCAGTTCGGCTCATTGCGGGTTTTCAACGATGATGTGGTTGAACCGGGCACAGGCTTCCCGACACACCCCCACAATGAGATGGAGATTATTACCATCGTACTCGAGGGTGAGATGACCCATGAGGACAGCATGGGCAACAAGATCGTCATTAAAGTGGGGGATGTGCAAAGGATGTCGGCTGGAACCGGGCTGACCCACTCGGAATTCAACCTGGCTGAGACACCCGTCCACTTCTACCAGATCTGGATTCTTCCCGATACACCAGGGCTCAACCCCAGCTACGACCAAAGAAACTTTCAGCCGCGCGATTGGCAGAACACATTGCTGCCGATCGCTTCCGGGCGAGGTTTTAAAGATGTTGTCAGCATTAATACCGACGCCACAATCTACCGCTGTGAACTTGAAGCCGGACGCAGCCTATCCTTCGACCATACCTCTGGCCGCAGGCTCTTCCTTTATCTTCGCACAGGAGAAATAACTGTAGATGGTCAAGGGTTGCAAGCATGTGATCAAGCGCGCATCGATTCCGAACAGCCCCTATCCCTTCACGCTCTGCTATACACCGACTTCATTCTGATTGATCTGCCTTCCTGCAAGGGTTGGGGCTATAATCAGGAAACCCTGGACGGCGAGAAAAAAGAGGCCTGA
- a CDS encoding nickel-dependent hydrogenase large subunit, with protein MTRLVVDPLTRVEGHGRVELLLKEGRLYDVKVRLLESPRLFESLVVGRRYDEVPDLVCRICAICSAAHKLTSLQALEKLMDIRIPTTAAVLRELLLLGGHLQSHALHLFCLILPDLCGTPDLLVLLQRKEPLAEAGIRLKAFGNHIQEIAGGRVVHPVNPVFGGVAYIPDKQLIDGLSEELRHWQIYWPDLYQQFLQLGNYPEAGPVLGNPLATGLQEAFSLNGESLSYGEEQIDCSGYAQLLGERSRADSHAKDSNGQAGPFLTGALARASLAAGRKLRFDKPAERFGIHGNNLAQASEIGWTLRRIGQLLETLRQADRSEPLRTTLKQANGGVGTVATEAPRGLLIHHYVVDEWGKVVAADIVTPTAINQRVMAAQILADLANEKDHERLCKVAERIVRAYDPCISCAVHLVQVENSSEKGLSCQKRSK; from the coding sequence ATGACCAGGCTGGTTGTTGATCCTTTAACTCGCGTCGAAGGTCACGGACGGGTTGAGCTCCTGCTCAAGGAAGGGCGCCTCTATGATGTCAAGGTGCGCCTGCTCGAGTCGCCGCGCCTATTTGAATCGCTGGTCGTAGGGCGGCGCTACGACGAAGTGCCCGACCTGGTCTGCCGTATCTGCGCCATCTGTTCGGCGGCGCACAAGTTGACCTCCCTGCAGGCCCTCGAAAAGCTCATGGACATCAGGATTCCAACCACTGCCGCAGTGCTCCGCGAACTCCTGCTGCTTGGCGGACACCTGCAGAGCCATGCCCTGCACCTGTTCTGCCTGATCTTGCCTGACCTGTGCGGCACTCCAGATCTTCTGGTCCTGTTGCAGCGCAAAGAGCCCCTGGCAGAGGCCGGGATCAGATTGAAAGCGTTTGGCAACCATATCCAGGAAATCGCCGGAGGACGGGTGGTTCATCCGGTCAATCCGGTTTTCGGTGGCGTTGCATACATTCCAGACAAACAGCTGATCGACGGTCTCTCTGAAGAGCTTCGCCACTGGCAAATTTACTGGCCTGACCTGTACCAGCAGTTTTTACAGCTGGGCAATTATCCAGAAGCAGGTCCGGTTTTAGGCAACCCTCTTGCGACCGGATTGCAGGAGGCGTTTTCCTTGAACGGCGAGTCTCTCTCCTATGGCGAGGAGCAGATCGACTGTTCAGGTTATGCGCAGTTGCTCGGGGAGCGTTCCAGAGCAGATTCGCATGCCAAGGATTCAAACGGGCAAGCAGGGCCTTTTTTAACCGGGGCTCTGGCGCGCGCCAGCCTTGCCGCCGGCAGGAAGCTGCGTTTCGATAAGCCCGCAGAGAGATTCGGCATTCACGGAAATAACCTTGCCCAGGCCAGTGAAATCGGCTGGACATTACGACGCATCGGCCAGTTGCTCGAAACCCTGCGTCAGGCAGATCGTTCAGAGCCCTTGCGAACGACTCTGAAGCAGGCCAACGGAGGTGTCGGAACAGTGGCAACAGAAGCACCGCGTGGGCTGTTGATTCACCACTATGTTGTGGATGAATGGGGCAAGGTCGTGGCGGCTGACATTGTCACGCCAACCGCAATCAATCAACGCGTGATGGCAGCCCAGATCTTGGCAGACCTGGCCAATGAAAAGGATCATGAGCGCTTGTGCAAGGTCGCGGAACGCATCGTACGTGCTTATGATCCATGTATCTCCTGCGCCGTTCACCTGGTCCAGGTAGAGAACAGCAGCGAGAAAGGTCTGTCATGTCAGAAAAGATCGAAATAA
- a CDS encoding NADH:ubiquinone oxidoreductase: protein MKLKPPINLAWIRFTSCSGCQLMLLNCEPSLAELARIVAIRDFPLASSTLGKNTEIDIGLVEGSITTPSELERLLAFRRKVHLLVAVGACALTAGVNSLVRGERRQAMTKVYAEQGDDWNTFPPQPVAHFVKVDGQIPGCPPEPGELLNSIGTLLNGGWAGHQVMPVCMECRINENPCLLERDRAPCLGPITLAGCNARCPNLGVPCEGCRGVVAEANRDELCRLFKTAGLTDQDISHRLERFGETT, encoded by the coding sequence ATGAAACTGAAGCCGCCCATCAATTTGGCCTGGATCCGCTTTACCTCCTGCAGTGGCTGTCAGCTCATGCTACTCAACTGTGAACCTTCCCTGGCAGAACTTGCCCGGATTGTTGCTATCCGCGACTTCCCACTAGCATCTTCCACCTTGGGCAAAAATACAGAGATCGACATCGGTCTAGTGGAGGGCTCGATCACGACCCCCTCTGAACTCGAAAGACTGTTGGCCTTCCGGCGCAAGGTGCATCTGCTGGTCGCCGTCGGAGCCTGCGCCCTGACCGCAGGCGTCAACAGCCTGGTTAGAGGCGAACGCCGTCAAGCCATGACAAAGGTCTACGCCGAGCAAGGTGACGACTGGAACACTTTTCCGCCGCAGCCCGTTGCCCATTTTGTGAAAGTTGACGGCCAGATTCCCGGCTGTCCACCGGAACCCGGAGAACTCCTCAACAGTATCGGCACTCTCCTCAATGGCGGCTGGGCTGGCCACCAGGTCATGCCGGTCTGCATGGAATGCCGCATCAACGAAAATCCATGCCTGCTGGAGAGGGATCGCGCCCCCTGCCTTGGCCCCATCACCCTCGCCGGCTGCAACGCCAGGTGCCCGAACCTGGGGGTGCCTTGCGAAGGATGCCGTGGTGTCGTCGCCGAGGCCAACCGCGACGAACTATGCCGGCTATTCAAGACGGCGGGCCTGACCGACCAGGATATTAGCCATCGCCTGGAACGCTTTGGAGAAACAACATGA
- a CDS encoding FAD/NAD(P)-binding protein produces MTNALLPVAAVLHEIVPLAADNHLFSFLPEQPISLAPGQFVEITLPGIGSFPVSSCDQVRNGLITSCIRRAGRVTEALYHLEEGDVVGLRGPFGMGFQLELFKDQDALLIAGGLGMAPLRALLHALLDDHHRTGRIIVLYGSRQPEMLLFRDELVKLSLEKQIELRFSVDFAEELPSLDGRVVCKIGLVNELLAGLTFTPRKTIAAVCGPPALYHCILEELALIGIPSAKIFATLERRMRCGVGECCHCVVAGRYICKDGPVFSLEQLRNMTEAI; encoded by the coding sequence ATGACAAACGCCCTGCTTCCGGTTGCCGCCGTGCTGCACGAGATTGTGCCGCTGGCCGCTGACAACCACCTCTTCTCCTTCCTTCCCGAACAGCCGATATCCCTTGCCCCGGGGCAGTTTGTCGAGATCACTCTTCCGGGAATCGGCAGCTTTCCCGTCTCTTCATGCGATCAGGTTCGCAATGGACTGATCACCTCCTGTATCCGCCGGGCGGGGCGGGTCACCGAGGCTCTCTACCACCTTGAGGAGGGAGATGTTGTTGGTTTGCGCGGGCCCTTTGGCATGGGCTTCCAACTGGAACTGTTTAAAGACCAGGATGCCCTGCTGATTGCCGGCGGGCTCGGAATGGCGCCCCTGCGGGCCTTGCTGCACGCCTTGCTTGACGACCATCACCGCACGGGCAGGATCATCGTGCTCTATGGCTCAAGGCAACCAGAGATGCTGCTCTTTCGCGACGAGCTGGTTAAGTTGTCACTGGAAAAACAGATAGAGCTTCGCTTCTCGGTTGATTTTGCCGAGGAGTTGCCCAGCCTTGATGGCCGCGTTGTCTGCAAAATAGGCCTGGTCAACGAACTCCTTGCAGGCCTGACTTTTACCCCACGTAAAACCATCGCCGCGGTCTGCGGTCCACCGGCTCTTTACCACTGCATTCTTGAAGAATTGGCCTTGATCGGCATACCGTCGGCAAAGATCTTTGCGACTCTTGAGCGCCGCATGCGTTGCGGTGTCGGCGAGTGTTGCCATTGCGTGGTTGCCGGCCGTTACATCTGCAAGGACGGTCCTGTTTTCAGCCTGGAGCAGCTTCGCAATATGACGGAGGCGATATGA
- a CDS encoding 4Fe-4S dicluster domain-containing protein — protein MVEAILPSYRLTQSSLDTLADAITKRSAFAPQVDADNLCRLQPLSARVLPGQALSSFVPLKKMFLPPREKLWSFQSGQFSELEQAEPFAVVGVPLCDLQALWYLDQVFAEDLPYQKRRARSLVVAMPCEPTPECRCDPQLVPVAGDLFLEQNRAWAISPAGDALLRACGAGGAANQPLPWPTARSEKRPLLTEEQLRSSADAAIWTEAAQSCLSCGACSVVCPTCYCFDLLDETATDGSVTRGRRWDNCFFAEHAKVAGGHDFRPGRANRLHFRLEHKFFGFGALHGQNSCVGCGRCRKVCPVDIDLDQIAATLGGEELS, from the coding sequence ATGGTCGAAGCTATCTTACCAAGCTACCGGCTGACGCAGTCCTCCCTCGATACCCTTGCGGACGCCATCACCAAACGTTCGGCTTTCGCTCCACAAGTCGATGCCGACAACCTATGCCGCCTGCAACCACTCTCGGCAAGAGTTCTGCCAGGCCAGGCCCTCTCCTCCTTTGTCCCCTTGAAAAAAATGTTTTTACCGCCCCGGGAGAAGCTGTGGTCTTTTCAATCGGGACAATTCAGCGAGCTTGAGCAAGCAGAACCTTTTGCAGTTGTCGGTGTACCTCTTTGCGACTTGCAGGCACTTTGGTACCTGGATCAGGTCTTTGCTGAAGATCTTCCTTACCAAAAACGACGTGCCCGGTCCCTGGTGGTGGCCATGCCCTGTGAGCCCACGCCGGAATGTCGCTGCGATCCTCAGTTGGTGCCGGTTGCCGGCGATCTGTTTCTGGAACAAAATCGCGCCTGGGCCATTTCCCCTGCAGGCGACGCTCTCTTACGGGCCTGCGGCGCCGGCGGCGCTGCGAACCAACCCCTGCCATGGCCTACGGCTCGTTCTGAAAAACGGCCACTGCTGACGGAAGAGCAACTTCGCAGCTCTGCTGATGCCGCAATCTGGACAGAAGCGGCACAAAGCTGCCTGTCCTGCGGGGCCTGTTCGGTTGTCTGTCCGACCTGCTACTGCTTTGACCTGCTTGATGAGACCGCGACAGATGGATCAGTGACCAGGGGCCGCCGCTGGGACAACTGTTTTTTCGCCGAGCATGCCAAGGTTGCCGGCGGTCACGATTTCAGGCCCGGACGTGCAAACCGACTGCATTTTCGCCTGGAGCACAAGTTTTTCGGCTTCGGCGCGCTGCACGGGCAGAACAGCTGTGTCGGCTGCGGTCGTTGCCGCAAGGTCTGCCCCGTCGACATCGACCTCGACCAGATCGCCGCGACGCTGGGAGGAGAAGAGTTGTCATGA
- the phoU gene encoding phosphate signaling complex protein PhoU: MTSLLHKELGQLEKQLLALTAIVEENVQLSFRALTERDVALAEKLIASDEEVNRKEVELEEECLKILALHQPVANDLRMIVAILKINSNLERIADQAVNISERTVDLAKFAHMDCPLNLEDMAQKVILMLGQAIEALINADLELAQAVLELDDEVDILHGRNYGLFKDYIRKAPETIDTVLSYLTVSRHLERVADLATNIAEDVIYLNEGTIVRHTIA; the protein is encoded by the coding sequence ATGACAAGCTTATTGCATAAAGAGCTGGGACAGCTTGAGAAGCAGCTGCTCGCCTTGACGGCAATCGTCGAAGAGAACGTGCAGCTCTCATTCAGGGCTCTCACCGAAAGAGATGTCGCCCTGGCAGAAAAACTGATTGCCTCCGACGAGGAGGTTAATCGCAAGGAGGTCGAGCTCGAAGAAGAATGTCTGAAGATTCTGGCCCTACATCAGCCGGTGGCTAATGATCTGCGTATGATCGTTGCGATACTCAAGATCAACAGCAACCTGGAGCGGATCGCTGATCAGGCGGTCAATATATCCGAGCGGACTGTCGACTTAGCCAAATTCGCTCATATGGACTGTCCGTTAAACCTCGAGGACATGGCACAAAAAGTCATCCTTATGCTCGGACAGGCGATCGAGGCGCTTATCAATGCAGATCTGGAACTGGCCCAGGCTGTCCTTGAACTCGACGATGAGGTCGATATCCTGCATGGCCGTAACTACGGCCTATTCAAAGACTATATTCGCAAGGCCCCGGAGACCATCGACACGGTGCTGAGTTACCTGACCGTCTCCCGTCACCTCGAACGCGTGGCCGATCTTGCAACCAATATCGCCGAGGATGTCATCTACTTAAACGAAGGAACCATCGTGCGCCATACGATTGCCTGA
- the pstB gene encoding phosphate ABC transporter ATP-binding protein PstB, with product MAQKTQIKIATRGLNFYYDDQQALFDNNLEIAANQVTAIIGPSGCGKSTHLRTYNRIFELYRGQRVSGEVLLDGQNILDSSCDVLELRRKVGMIFQKPTPFPMSVFDNIAYGLKQHYHINRSELRDRVEKALQQAALWDDVKDKLNQPGTALSGGQQQRLCIARAIAVEPEILLMDEPTSAIDPVATARIEELVDTLKEHYTIVIVTHNMQQAARISDYTAFFYKGEIIEFGATDKIFTNPNNTRTQDYITGRFG from the coding sequence TTGGCACAGAAAACTCAGATCAAAATCGCGACCCGGGGCCTTAACTTCTATTACGACGATCAGCAGGCCCTCTTTGACAACAACCTTGAGATCGCCGCCAACCAGGTGACTGCGATCATCGGCCCTTCGGGGTGCGGCAAGTCGACTCACCTGCGGACCTACAACCGTATCTTTGAGCTCTATCGCGGTCAGCGTGTTAGTGGTGAAGTTCTTCTCGACGGCCAGAACATTCTCGACAGCAGTTGTGATGTCCTGGAGTTACGTCGCAAGGTCGGCATGATCTTTCAGAAACCGACGCCCTTCCCGATGAGCGTCTTCGACAACATCGCCTACGGCCTCAAGCAGCACTACCACATCAACCGCAGTGAGCTGCGTGACCGGGTCGAGAAAGCCCTGCAGCAGGCCGCGCTCTGGGATGACGTTAAAGACAAACTGAACCAGCCCGGCACAGCACTCTCCGGTGGTCAACAGCAACGTCTCTGCATCGCCCGGGCGATCGCCGTGGAGCCGGAAATCCTGTTGATGGACGAACCGACCTCAGCGATTGATCCTGTCGCCACGGCACGCATTGAAGAGCTGGTTGACACCCTGAAAGAGCATTACACCATCGTCATCGTCACCCACAATATGCAGCAGGCTGCCCGCATCTCTGACTACACGGCCTTTTTCTACAAAGGGGAGATTATCGAGTTCGGTGCCACCGACAAGATTTTCACCAACCCAAACAATACCAGGACCCAGGATTACATCACCGGGCGGTTTGGTTGA